The DNA window ATTCTCATCATTGACTTTTATTAAAAAAATAACAATTTCCAAAGCAACAATAATGGCGCTATTTGGAGGGTGCAAATATACAAAAATTTATAATACCATTTTTCAGGTAAGATGTTGTTCTTGTGAAATAAATAGAAAAAAACCTTAAAAATAAACACAAAAGAAAAGAATGCTAAATAGTAAAAAAATATTTTATTTCTGTCAATTGGGAAATAATAATGGGTAACACACAGAATTATTAATAAAAATGAAAGAATGAAATAAAATTTAGTGGAGGTAAAGTAAAAAATTAACCATTTTTTTGTGTCTCCTATACTTTGATAAAATAAAAAGCCTAAAGTAGATTTTGTTAAATAAAAAAGACTGATTGCTGATAAACAATATCCAAATTTATTCATTTGATACCCCAATACTTGTAAATCGGCAATATATTTAGGGACAACTGGAATGTATTGTGATAATAATACGGCTAAAGTAAGTGTGATTACACAGGATGTGATGATCCAGCTAGCTAAATTATTACTGGCATCAAAATATTTTTGAAGCAGAAAATCTTTTAGATTGGCGCCTCTTTCTACGATATTAATCATAAAAAGATATAAAAATATGCAGCCCAGCAATATAAAGATCACCCAATCATTGTTCTCAGGAATCCTTACATGGTTTACGAAATTTTGTGATAATAGCAACCGATTGTTTTTTGCAAAATTATAGAATATTTTGTATAAAATAAAAAGGTTAAATAAACTATCTTTGCAAACTGAAATGAAAAAACTCGTCATCATTCCAACTTATAACGAAAAGGAAAATATTGAAAATATTATTTC is part of the Chryseobacterium paludis genome and encodes:
- a CDS encoding DUF4271 domain-containing protein — translated: MMTSFFISVCKDSLFNLFILYKIFYNFAKNNRLLLSQNFVNHVRIPENNDWVIFILLGCIFLYLFMINIVERGANLKDFLLQKYFDASNNLASWIITSCVITLTLAVLLSQYIPVVPKYIADLQVLGYQMNKFGYCLSAISLFYLTKSTLGFLFYQSIGDTKKWLIFYFTSTKFYFILSFLLIILCVTHYYFPIDRNKIFFYYLAFFSFVFIFKVFFYLFHKNNILPEKWYYKFLYICTLQIAPLLLLWKLLFF